One stretch of Sinomonas terrae DNA includes these proteins:
- a CDS encoding plasmid mobilization protein, with amino-acid sequence MPAARFDAALATAQLAGRRFVEDQAALLKKEFAEASYARSSDRGPGPISPSPAGSAASEDEGQRFLSDVSASEMSDKNPAGLHPLSLPRRHSRTSNETTRQRRRVSLDVRLTETEREAIRRRAQVLGVKPSAWVRGVVLDALDARRDEVSRMHLAAPASPQPELATAVEQLRRVGRNLNQALRAVNGGDLSGLDDGLLRQVRAAVDAVRASLGDRTAS; translated from the coding sequence ATGCCCGCGGCCCGTTTCGACGCTGCACTGGCAACCGCGCAACTGGCCGGCAGGCGGTTCGTGGAGGACCAGGCTGCGCTGCTCAAGAAGGAGTTCGCGGAGGCTTCCTATGCCAGGTCCAGTGACCGCGGACCGGGTCCAATCTCCCCCTCGCCCGCAGGGAGCGCAGCGAGCGAGGACGAGGGCCAGCGGTTTCTGTCGGACGTGAGCGCCAGCGAAATGTCCGACAAAAACCCTGCTGGCCTGCATCCGTTGTCCCTCCCGCGTAGGCACAGCCGTACGTCCAACGAGACCACCCGTCAGCGTCGCCGGGTCTCGTTGGACGTACGGCTCACGGAGACGGAGCGCGAAGCGATCCGGCGCCGTGCCCAGGTGCTCGGCGTCAAGCCGAGCGCCTGGGTGCGCGGGGTCGTCCTCGATGCTCTGGACGCCCGAAGGGATGAGGTCTCACGGATGCATCTGGCGGCGCCCGCGTCGCCTCAGCCGGAGCTTGCGACGGCTGTGGAACAGCTTCGCCGGGTCGGTCGGAATCTCAATCAGGCCCTCCGGGCCGTCAACGGCGGAGACCTCTCGGGGCTCGACGATGGTCTGCTCCGTCAGGTGCGGGCTGCCGTCGATGCGGTCCGTGCCTCCCTCGGCGACAGGACCGCGTCATGA
- a CDS encoding MarR family winged helix-turn-helix transcriptional regulator yields the protein MAAAGMAWDMSEGAGRTENPAAAALRDLVVAGEGLRRRHAKQLGLGTADLIVLGHVFTHGPAAPHELGALVGMRSGAMTSLLDRVERAGLVARASNPQDRRGLLITATPAGRKAMEPIYRLFDQAIDNALASTPEIDRDRLAATLQSLTEGLLQPLPHDT from the coding sequence ATGGCAGCAGCAGGGATGGCTTGGGACATGTCGGAGGGTGCGGGCCGGACGGAGAACCCGGCAGCAGCCGCGCTCAGGGACCTCGTGGTCGCGGGGGAGGGCCTGCGCCGCAGGCATGCGAAGCAGCTCGGCCTCGGCACGGCCGACCTCATCGTCCTGGGGCACGTGTTCACCCACGGGCCGGCCGCACCCCACGAGCTGGGCGCACTGGTGGGGATGAGGTCCGGGGCGATGACCTCCCTCCTGGACCGGGTCGAGAGGGCCGGGCTGGTGGCCCGGGCCAGCAACCCGCAGGACCGCAGAGGCCTGCTCATCACGGCCACCCCTGCCGGCCGCAAGGCCATGGAACCGATCTACCGGCTCTTCGACCAGGCGATCGACAACGCCCTCGCCTCGACCCCCGAAATCGACCGGGACAGGCTCGCCGCGACACTCCAGTCCCTGACCGAAGGCCTCCTGCAGCCTCTCCCCCACGACACCTAG
- a CDS encoding DeoR/GlpR family DNA-binding transcription regulator — protein sequence MAHACIGMVSERDTIIIDAGTTCYEIARQLPSDFKGTIITHSAPAIQQCLRLASARTICLGGELLHDSQAFIGEMAVAATARLRAQKAFIGAAAVRPDGLYVDRDLELAAKRSLIRSADQVIVVAAAGKMGRSALVHLMDFSPVDVLVTDAPPPAEIAAALEESGVELVVAQSST from the coding sequence ATCGCCCACGCCTGCATCGGCATGGTCTCCGAACGGGACACCATCATCATCGACGCCGGCACGACCTGCTACGAGATAGCCCGGCAGCTGCCCTCCGATTTCAAGGGCACGATCATCACCCACTCCGCCCCGGCCATCCAGCAATGCCTCCGGCTCGCCTCCGCCCGCACAATCTGTCTCGGAGGAGAACTTCTGCACGACAGCCAGGCCTTCATCGGCGAAATGGCCGTGGCCGCAACCGCAAGGCTGCGCGCCCAGAAGGCCTTCATCGGAGCCGCCGCAGTCCGACCGGACGGGCTCTATGTGGATCGCGACCTCGAACTCGCAGCCAAACGCTCCCTCATCCGCTCCGCCGACCAGGTCATCGTCGTCGCCGCAGCCGGGAAGATGGGCCGTTCCGCCCTCGTGCACCTCATGGACTTCAGCCCCGTCGACGTCCTCGTCACCGACGCCCCACCCCCGGCAGAGATCGCCGCAGCCCTCGAAGAATCCGGCGTCGAGCTCGTCGTCGCCCAGTCCTCCACCTGA
- the istB gene encoding IS21-like element helper ATPase IstB has protein sequence MTTTPSTAPALPSPAGADRTQLAASLRTLRLSGMLDSLENRLAQAAEGQLGFLDFLQALCLDEINRRDSAALERRTRAAKFESDGRIENFDFTADPGIPAARIRDLANAEWVRTGQHVIISGAVGSGKTHIATAFGHQAIRAGHTVRFAATSRVLADLAGGHADGSWAHRLRAYTKPDLLILDDFAMREFTPAQGDDLYEIVNERPARSIVVTTNRAPQEWYPLFPNQVVAESLLDRLVNNAYQITIQAGSYRARRRPATH, from the coding sequence ATGACCACCACGCCCAGCACCGCCCCGGCCCTTCCAAGCCCCGCGGGAGCCGACCGCACCCAGCTCGCCGCCTCCCTGCGCACCCTGCGCCTCTCCGGGATGCTCGACTCCCTCGAGAACCGGCTCGCCCAAGCCGCCGAGGGCCAGCTCGGGTTCCTGGACTTCCTCCAGGCCCTGTGCCTGGACGAGATCAACCGCCGCGACTCCGCGGCATTGGAGCGGCGCACCAGGGCCGCGAAGTTCGAATCCGACGGCAGGATCGAGAACTTCGACTTCACCGCCGACCCCGGCATCCCCGCCGCCCGGATCCGCGACCTCGCCAACGCCGAATGGGTCCGCACCGGCCAGCACGTGATCATCAGCGGCGCCGTCGGCTCCGGCAAGACCCACATCGCCACCGCGTTCGGGCACCAGGCCATCCGGGCCGGGCACACCGTCCGGTTCGCCGCCACCTCCCGGGTCCTGGCCGACCTCGCCGGCGGGCACGCGGACGGGAGCTGGGCCCATCGCCTGCGCGCCTACACCAAGCCCGACCTGCTGATCCTGGACGACTTCGCGATGCGCGAGTTCACCCCGGCCCAGGGCGACGACCTCTACGAGATCGTCAACGAGCGCCCCGCCCGCTCCATCGTCGTCACCACCAACCGGGCACCCCAGGAGTGGTACCCCCTGTTCCCGAACCAGGTCGTCGCCGAGTCCCTCCTGGACCGGCTCGTCAACAACGCCTACCAGATCACCATCCAGGCCGGCTCCTACCGGGCGCGGCGACGACCCGCCACGCACTGA
- a CDS encoding WxL protein peptidoglycan domain-containing protein yields MTAKPSHPLRRRLRPALAALALALAGLAAAGAPALAVDNGTLGIRPSNESDFFHLDLAPGAATDATAIVSNHTGAPVTLLTYPVDGQNTAQGTFAFAGQDDPAKGIGSWVHLDAGQVTVPANTDLPVHFRLTVPQGTPPGDYAGGLIIQAPPVQGKTTTVHDTAVRIDTVQRQGVRIYLKVDGTPVKSQSHGTLAWTQHGSDLDFTLPVTNTGNTILHPTADLDLTGWPENGAQAKFDTPEAVLPGATVDLHATLHNAPPAQTGTAEAKIASEAGTQDAAASVLYAPWLALGIALLALAAAAYAAFRLARFVRRARAALAQAAAAQSTGTWPAAPPAQGRTAQDGTAPTGRR; encoded by the coding sequence GTGACCGCAAAGCCCTCCCACCCGCTCCGCCGGCGCCTCCGGCCCGCCCTGGCCGCCCTGGCCCTGGCCCTGGCCGGCCTCGCCGCCGCCGGCGCCCCGGCCCTGGCCGTGGACAACGGCACACTGGGAATCAGGCCCTCCAACGAGTCCGACTTCTTCCACCTCGACCTCGCCCCCGGCGCCGCCACCGACGCCACCGCGATCGTCTCCAACCACACCGGCGCCCCGGTCACCCTGCTGACCTACCCCGTCGACGGGCAGAACACCGCCCAGGGCACCTTCGCCTTCGCCGGGCAGGACGACCCCGCCAAGGGCATCGGGTCCTGGGTGCACCTGGACGCCGGACAGGTCACCGTCCCCGCGAACACCGACCTGCCCGTGCACTTCCGCCTCACCGTCCCCCAGGGCACCCCGCCCGGGGACTACGCCGGCGGCCTCATCATCCAGGCACCCCCCGTCCAGGGGAAGACCACCACCGTCCACGACACCGCCGTGCGGATCGACACCGTCCAGCGCCAGGGCGTGCGGATCTACCTCAAGGTCGACGGGACCCCCGTCAAGTCCCAATCCCACGGCACCCTCGCCTGGACCCAGCACGGATCCGACCTGGACTTCACCCTGCCGGTGACCAACACAGGCAACACCATCCTGCACCCCACCGCGGACCTGGACCTCACCGGATGGCCCGAGAACGGCGCCCAGGCCAAATTCGACACCCCCGAGGCCGTCCTGCCCGGGGCCACCGTCGACCTCCACGCCACCCTCCACAACGCACCCCCCGCCCAGACCGGCACCGCCGAGGCCAAGATCGCCTCCGAGGCCGGCACCCAGGACGCCGCCGCCAGCGTCCTCTACGCCCCCTGGCTGGCCCTGGGCATCGCCCTGCTGGCCCTGGCCGCCGCCGCCTACGCCGCCTTCCGGCTCGCCAGATTCGTCCGCCGCGCCCGCGCCGCCCTCGCCCAGGCCGCCGCCGCCCAGAGCACTGGAACCTGGCCCGCCGCCCCGCCGGCACAGGGCCGCACGGCACAGGACGGCACGGCACCGACCGGCCGGCGCTGA
- a CDS encoding polysaccharide deacetylase family protein gives MHQVMPRTPGRPAPRPSRRFVLAAAGSVALGAVAAGCGPRDSGLSAPASTAEASTIPRDGALSAPEPSAAPGAAVPASRSEIERRFAGRPPGRWGLDLPGITTHTGTHAVALTFDACGGPGGSGYDSRLIDLLRRLRVPATLFLNARWTSANPSLSRELASDPLFEIGNHGLAHLPLSTTGRSAYGIAGTRSVDAVIDEVSGGASAIIALTGKRPPWFRPGTAFYDETAVQVVAAMALCPLSFSVNSDGGATFPPRTVAAQLGTVRPGDIVIGHLNQPRSGTSAGYAAALPALIDQGLDFTTLSQARAPIPHRPGFD, from the coding sequence ATGCACCAGGTCATGCCCCGGACCCCCGGGCGCCCTGCCCCGCGGCCCTCGCGCCGATTCGTCCTGGCAGCCGCCGGCTCAGTCGCCTTGGGTGCGGTGGCGGCCGGGTGCGGGCCCAGGGATTCAGGCCTCTCCGCACCCGCCTCGACAGCAGAAGCGAGCACCATCCCGAGGGACGGGGCCCTTTCGGCCCCGGAGCCGTCCGCGGCTCCGGGCGCGGCGGTCCCGGCCTCCAGGTCCGAGATCGAGCGCCGGTTCGCTGGCCGTCCGCCCGGCCGATGGGGGCTCGACCTTCCGGGGATCACCACCCATACGGGCACTCATGCCGTCGCGCTGACCTTCGACGCCTGCGGAGGGCCCGGCGGGTCAGGCTACGACAGCCGGCTCATCGACCTGCTCCGCCGCCTCCGTGTGCCGGCAACGCTGTTCCTGAACGCACGCTGGACCAGCGCCAACCCGTCTCTGAGCCGGGAGCTCGCCTCCGACCCGCTGTTCGAGATCGGAAACCACGGCCTGGCCCACCTCCCGCTCTCCACGACCGGCCGGAGCGCCTACGGCATCGCCGGGACCCGCTCGGTGGACGCGGTGATCGACGAGGTCTCAGGCGGTGCCAGCGCGATCATCGCCCTGACGGGGAAGCGGCCGCCGTGGTTCCGCCCCGGGACGGCGTTCTACGACGAGACCGCCGTCCAGGTGGTCGCTGCGATGGCCCTGTGCCCACTGAGCTTCTCGGTCAACTCCGACGGCGGCGCGACCTTCCCGCCCCGCACCGTCGCTGCGCAGCTGGGCACGGTACGGCCCGGGGACATCGTGATCGGCCACCTGAACCAGCCCCGCTCCGGGACCTCCGCCGGCTACGCGGCCGCCCTGCCGGCGCTGATCGACCAGGGCCTGGACTTCACGACCCTGTCCCAGGCCAGAGCCCCCATACCGCACCGCCCCGGATTCGACTGA
- a CDS encoding helix-turn-helix domain-containing protein produces the protein MGERFGTQLRAERTARGLSQTQLGGEEHSPSYICLLEIGRREPTPEIIAELAARLELAPLPFSWLPDPAGSGVLAGRVPA, from the coding sequence ATGGGAGAGCGGTTCGGGACCCAGCTGCGCGCCGAGCGCACCGCGCGCGGCCTGTCCCAGACCCAGCTGGGCGGGGAGGAACATTCCCCCAGCTACATCTGCCTGCTCGAGATCGGACGCCGCGAGCCCACGCCCGAGATCATCGCCGAGCTCGCCGCACGCCTGGAGCTCGCCCCGTTACCTTTTTCGTGGCTCCCCGATCCGGCAGGATCAGGGGTGTTGGCCGGTCGGGTTCCGGCATGA
- a CDS encoding WxL domain-containing protein, with translation MTSSSLSVTTAAPTLSAVTLNGTNTQTSTGTSGTWTITDARGTGANWTVSASATAFTSAAGTVETTARTIPATALTVTPGTVAPGAGADAATISAPALAMSTTSQALISATGPAKGTYTLAPSFSLAIPANAYRSNYSGAVGSTALNPYTSTVTYTIG, from the coding sequence TTGACAAGCTCTTCGCTGTCGGTGACCACCGCGGCCCCGACCCTCTCGGCGGTGACGCTGAACGGGACGAACACCCAGACCTCCACCGGCACCTCGGGGACCTGGACCATCACGGACGCCCGGGGCACCGGGGCGAACTGGACGGTCTCGGCCAGCGCGACGGCCTTCACCAGCGCCGCGGGCACGGTGGAGACCACGGCCCGGACGATCCCGGCGACCGCGCTGACGGTCACCCCGGGCACGGTCGCCCCGGGCGCCGGCGCCGACGCCGCCACGATCAGCGCACCGGCGCTGGCGATGTCCACGACCTCCCAGGCCCTGATCAGCGCCACCGGCCCGGCCAAGGGCACCTACACGCTGGCCCCCTCGTTCAGCCTGGCCATCCCGGCCAACGCCTACCGCTCCAACTACTCCGGCGCGGTCGGCTCCACGGCCCTGAACCCCTACACCTCCACCGTGACCTACACCATCGGCTGA
- a CDS encoding IS256 family transposase encodes MIDPVTGEIIDQKELAESLLEQAREQGVSLVGPGGLLAGLTKSVLETALEAEITEHLGHERHGAAEGTNVRNGTRSKTVLTEVGPVQIEVPRDREGTFEPQIVKKRKRRLDGIDEIVLSLSARGLTTGEIAAHFEEVYGAAVSKDTISRITEKVAGEMAEWSNRPLDRVYPVVFIDAIHVKVRDGQVRNKPFYVVLGVTVNGERDILGIWAGDGGEGAKFWLGVLTEIKNRGVEDVCIAVCDGLKGLPDAITAVWERATVQTCIIHLIRNTFRYASRQRWDELAKDLKPVYTAPTEAAARERFGEFESKWGTEYPAIARLWRSAWTEFAPFLDWDVEIRRVVCSTNAIESLNARYRRAVRARGHFPNDAAALKCLYLVTRSLDPTGRGRARWATRWKPALNAFAIAFEGRIN; translated from the coding sequence ATGATCGATCCCGTGACGGGAGAGATCATCGATCAGAAGGAGCTCGCGGAGTCGCTGCTGGAGCAGGCGCGCGAGCAGGGCGTGAGCCTGGTGGGCCCGGGCGGGCTGCTGGCCGGGCTGACCAAGAGCGTGCTGGAGACCGCGCTCGAAGCCGAGATCACCGAGCACCTCGGCCACGAGAGGCACGGCGCCGCGGAGGGCACGAACGTGCGCAACGGGACCCGCTCGAAGACCGTGCTCACCGAGGTCGGGCCGGTCCAGATCGAGGTCCCGCGGGACCGGGAGGGAACGTTCGAGCCGCAGATCGTCAAGAAGCGCAAACGCCGCCTGGACGGGATCGACGAGATCGTCCTGTCCCTGAGCGCCCGCGGCCTGACAACGGGCGAGATCGCCGCGCACTTCGAGGAGGTCTACGGCGCCGCAGTCTCCAAGGACACCATCAGCCGGATCACCGAGAAGGTCGCCGGGGAGATGGCCGAGTGGTCCAACCGGCCGCTGGACCGCGTCTACCCGGTGGTGTTCATCGACGCGATCCACGTCAAGGTCCGCGACGGGCAGGTGCGCAACAAGCCGTTCTACGTCGTCCTCGGCGTGACGGTAAACGGCGAACGCGACATCCTCGGGATCTGGGCCGGGGACGGCGGGGAGGGCGCGAAGTTCTGGCTCGGGGTCCTGACCGAGATCAAGAACCGCGGCGTGGAGGACGTGTGCATCGCCGTCTGCGACGGGCTCAAGGGCCTCCCGGACGCGATCACCGCCGTCTGGGAGCGGGCCACCGTCCAGACCTGCATCATCCACCTGATCCGCAACACCTTCCGCTACGCGTCGCGCCAGCGCTGGGACGAGCTCGCCAAGGACCTCAAGCCCGTCTACACCGCCCCGACCGAGGCCGCGGCCCGGGAGCGCTTCGGGGAGTTCGAGTCCAAGTGGGGCACCGAATACCCTGCCATCGCCCGGCTCTGGCGCAGCGCGTGGACCGAGTTCGCCCCGTTCCTGGACTGGGACGTGGAGATCCGCCGCGTGGTCTGCTCGACCAACGCGATCGAGTCCCTCAACGCCCGCTACCGCCGCGCGGTCAGGGCCAGAGGCCACTTCCCCAATGACGCAGCAGCGCTGAAGTGCCTCTACCTCGTCACCCGGTCCCTTGACCCGACCGGACGAGGCAGGGCACGCTGGGCCACACGCTGGAAGCCGGCACTGAACGCCTTCGCGATCGCCTTCGAAGGTCGAATCAACTAA
- a CDS encoding nuclear transport factor 2 family protein codes for MQNKDLIQKAYDLFNEGKVEEAGEFFDPDGVWSFPGKSRLAGEYRGRDAVVGEFLPKFPRLSGGTFRSTVMDVADGAEHSFVLQRSQAQRDGHSIDYTVCHVFKVEGGLIRTVHTYPYDMHAQEEFWG; via the coding sequence ATGCAGAACAAGGATCTGATCCAGAAGGCCTACGACCTGTTCAACGAGGGCAAGGTCGAGGAGGCCGGGGAGTTCTTCGACCCGGACGGGGTGTGGTCGTTCCCGGGGAAGAGCCGCCTCGCAGGCGAGTACCGGGGGCGGGATGCCGTCGTGGGCGAGTTCCTGCCGAAGTTCCCGCGCCTCTCGGGCGGGACCTTCCGGTCCACGGTGATGGATGTCGCAGACGGGGCCGAGCACAGCTTCGTCCTCCAACGCAGCCAGGCGCAGCGGGACGGCCATTCCATCGACTACACGGTCTGCCACGTGTTCAAGGTCGAGGGCGGCCTCATCCGCACCGTGCACACATACCCGTACGACATGCACGCCCAGGAGGAGTTCTGGGGCTGA
- a CDS encoding IS256 family transposase yields the protein MTMTEDEEQGRRRSTAEVAADLEASGALDALFARIDSGEVQLTGDGGLLPGLLKAALERGLQAEMSSHLGYEKGDPEAASFPNSRNGTSPKTVATEVGDVGLEVPRDRDGTFAPRLVPKGSRRLGGLDEMIISLYAGGMTIRDIQHHLASTIGTELSHETISKITDEILEEVLAWQRRPLEAFYPVVYLDALVVKVRDGAHVRNKAAHIAVGVDLEGIKHVLGIWVQAAEGAKFWAGVCAELANRGVADVLVVCCDGLTGLPEAIEATWPGSMVQTCVVHLIRAAMRFVNYGHRKAVAAALKTVYQAPDAPTARAALDAFAASELGKRNPNTVRVFADAWERFTPFLAFPPMLRRVIYTTNSIESLNYQLRKIIKNRGHFPNDDAVVKLLWLAICNIEDKRARDRQRERDQNVPSDKRHADGRLVEGQVTTNWKQALAQLALAYPDRINPYL from the coding sequence ATGACCATGACAGAGGACGAGGAGCAGGGCCGGCGCCGCTCGACGGCCGAGGTCGCCGCGGACCTGGAGGCCTCCGGGGCCCTGGACGCTCTCTTCGCCAGGATCGACTCGGGCGAGGTCCAGCTCACCGGCGACGGGGGCCTGCTGCCCGGGCTTCTCAAGGCGGCCCTCGAGCGCGGCCTGCAGGCGGAGATGAGCTCCCATCTGGGCTACGAGAAGGGCGACCCGGAGGCAGCGTCGTTCCCGAACTCGCGCAACGGCACGAGCCCGAAGACGGTCGCCACCGAGGTCGGGGATGTGGGCCTGGAGGTGCCGCGCGACCGGGACGGGACCTTCGCCCCGCGCCTGGTCCCGAAGGGATCCCGGCGTCTCGGGGGCCTGGACGAGATGATCATCTCCCTCTACGCCGGCGGGATGACGATCCGGGACATCCAGCACCATCTCGCCTCCACCATCGGCACCGAGCTCTCGCACGAGACCATCTCCAAGATCACCGACGAGATCCTCGAGGAGGTCCTGGCCTGGCAGCGGCGCCCCCTGGAGGCCTTCTACCCGGTGGTCTACCTGGACGCCCTGGTCGTCAAGGTCCGCGACGGGGCCCACGTGCGCAACAAGGCCGCCCACATCGCCGTCGGCGTGGACCTGGAGGGCATCAAGCACGTACTCGGGATCTGGGTCCAGGCCGCCGAGGGCGCCAAGTTCTGGGCCGGGGTCTGCGCCGAGCTGGCCAACCGCGGCGTCGCCGACGTCCTGGTCGTCTGCTGCGACGGCCTCACCGGCCTGCCCGAGGCGATCGAGGCCACCTGGCCGGGCTCGATGGTCCAGACCTGCGTCGTGCACCTGATCCGCGCCGCCATGCGCTTCGTGAACTACGGCCACCGCAAGGCCGTCGCCGCCGCCCTGAAGACCGTCTACCAGGCCCCCGACGCCCCCACCGCCAGAGCCGCCCTGGACGCCTTCGCCGCGAGCGAGCTCGGCAAGAGGAACCCCAACACCGTCCGCGTCTTCGCCGACGCCTGGGAGCGCTTCACCCCGTTCCTGGCCTTCCCGCCCATGCTGCGCCGCGTCATCTACACCACCAACTCCATCGAGTCCCTGAACTATCAGCTGCGCAAGATCATCAAGAACCGCGGCCACTTCCCCAACGACGACGCCGTCGTCAAGCTCCTCTGGCTCGCCATCTGCAACATCGAGGACAAGCGCGCCCGCGACCGCCAGCGCGAACGCGACCAGAACGTCCCCTCCGACAAGCGCCACGCCGACGGACGCCTCGTCGAAGGCCAGGTCACCACCAACTGGAAGCAGGCCCTCGCCCAGCTCGCCCTCGCCTACCCCGACCGCATCAACCCCTACCTATGA
- a CDS encoding relaxase/mobilization nuclease domain-containing protein codes for MSTVNVRSSRDAAGAVNYVLYGNSRERRAELIGAAQTRAAAFAISVAGDHGASPAAFIERTEMVAAVHSRRVELQSYVLAFSPDEFDVADPDDLDRVLDVAVKLAERMHTADYLIVVHADSAGRHAHAHILVANHDNLTGKSLQRYTSWKHGLRQLNDDLMRTEGLRVLPDPEQPKPDWEFRREAFVSGGFEQTVGDRVYEALSDPRSVDQQAFERVLEEHGVTLAVTHRDGWSYKMRRSDNGKPGRKKASALTPEFTAEGATAIFDIHQQNQQKGTTHGTRRPAPAGAAGLDAVDSVGAVERRGHRRGERADEGRERPEGASAGRDRGDGQGRGEEGPAADLAALRQHVVAERENREQAERDREDARRVLAQSRRKELQRRLEQLGPRGSEEPADHGFGS; via the coding sequence ATGAGCACGGTCAACGTCCGGTCGTCCCGTGATGCGGCAGGCGCCGTGAACTACGTCCTCTACGGGAACTCGAGGGAGCGCCGAGCGGAACTCATCGGGGCCGCCCAGACCCGCGCCGCGGCCTTCGCCATCTCGGTTGCCGGCGACCACGGAGCCTCGCCGGCGGCGTTCATCGAACGAACCGAGATGGTGGCCGCCGTCCACAGCCGCAGGGTCGAGCTCCAGTCCTACGTACTCGCCTTCTCTCCTGATGAGTTCGATGTCGCCGACCCCGACGACCTGGACCGTGTCCTGGATGTCGCGGTCAAGCTCGCCGAGCGAATGCACACCGCCGACTACCTCATCGTCGTGCACGCGGATTCGGCCGGTCGCCACGCCCATGCGCACATCCTCGTGGCCAACCACGACAACCTTACGGGGAAGTCCCTCCAGCGCTACACCAGCTGGAAGCACGGCCTCCGGCAGCTGAACGACGACCTCATGCGCACCGAGGGGCTGCGAGTGCTCCCCGACCCGGAGCAGCCCAAGCCCGACTGGGAATTCCGCCGTGAGGCCTTCGTGTCCGGAGGGTTCGAGCAGACCGTCGGCGACCGGGTCTACGAGGCCCTTTCCGACCCCCGCTCAGTCGACCAGCAGGCATTCGAGCGTGTGCTCGAGGAGCACGGCGTCACGCTCGCGGTCACGCATCGTGACGGGTGGAGCTACAAGATGAGGCGCTCCGACAACGGCAAGCCCGGGCGCAAGAAAGCCTCGGCGCTCACCCCGGAGTTCACCGCCGAAGGGGCCACAGCCATCTTCGACATCCACCAGCAGAACCAGCAGAAGGGAACCACCCATGGGACTCGCCGACCGGCTCCGGCAGGAGCAGCAGGACTCGACGCCGTCGATTCCGTCGGAGCCGTCGAACGCCGAGGTCATCGCCGCGGTGAACGCGCAGACGAAGGCCGTGAACGGCCTGAAGGCGCATCTGCAGGTCGTGATCGAGGAGACGGTCAGGGACGAGGTGAAGAAGGCCCTGCCGCCGACCTCGCTGCCCTCCGGCAGCACGTCGTGGCAGAGCGTGAGAATCGAGAACAGGCTGAGCGAGATCGAGAAGACGCTCGTCGAGTTCTCGCACAGTCTCGACGGAAAGAACTTCAGCGCCGCCTCGAACAGCTTGGTCCTCGAGGCTCAGAGGAACCGGCAGACCACGGCTTCGGCAGTTGA